Proteins co-encoded in one Coxiella burnetii genomic window:
- the nuoK gene encoding NADH-quinone oxidoreductase subunit NuoK, translated as MIPLGYFLIIGAILFGLGFAGIIINRKNLIVLLMCIELMLLAVNTNFIAFSQYLGARAGEIFVFFILTVAAAESAIGLAILVLFYRRRGSINVDDMNILKG; from the coding sequence ATGATACCGTTAGGTTATTTTTTAATAATAGGAGCCATTTTATTTGGCTTGGGTTTTGCCGGCATCATCATTAACCGCAAGAATTTGATTGTGTTATTGATGTGTATTGAATTGATGTTATTAGCCGTTAACACGAATTTTATTGCCTTTTCCCAATACCTGGGGGCTAGGGCGGGGGAAATATTTGTATTTTTTATTTTAACAGTGGCCGCTGCGGAATCGGCGATCGGGTTAGCAATTTTAGTTTTATTTTACCGCCGGCGAGGCAGTATTAATGTGGATGATATGAATATTTTGAAAGGATAA
- a CDS encoding NADH-quinone oxidoreductase subunit J, which produces MFPIYEVTFFIFAAVLIAAAAMVIISRNPVHAVLFLVLAFFASAVLWMMMQAEFLALVLIFVYVGAVMTLFLFVVMMLNIDLSDLQQKFVRFLPFGLIAMALLIGMMVVIVSPRHFTVATAHLPHVASNFSNVKAMGSLLYVDYFYPFEIAAVILLVAIIAAITLAFHGRKPNTKSQRVREQLEAKKENRLRVIKMKTENS; this is translated from the coding sequence ATGTTTCCAATTTATGAAGTCACATTTTTTATTTTTGCAGCGGTTTTAATCGCTGCTGCGGCGATGGTGATTATATCGCGTAACCCTGTGCATGCAGTGCTTTTCCTCGTCCTCGCTTTTTTTGCTAGCGCGGTTTTATGGATGATGATGCAAGCGGAATTTTTGGCATTGGTTTTGATTTTTGTGTATGTCGGCGCGGTCATGACTTTATTTTTATTTGTGGTCATGATGCTGAATATTGATCTTTCTGACTTGCAGCAAAAATTTGTGCGTTTTTTGCCTTTTGGGTTAATCGCTATGGCGTTATTAATCGGGATGATGGTGGTAATAGTGAGTCCGCGTCACTTTACGGTAGCTACTGCTCATTTACCGCACGTCGCTTCTAATTTTAGTAACGTGAAGGCCATGGGTTCTTTGCTGTATGTTGATTATTTTTATCCCTTTGAAATTGCGGCTGTTATTTTATTGGTTGCCATTATTGCTGCAATCACGCTCGCCTTTCACGGCCGCAAGCCGAATACCAAATCTCAACGTGTTCGAGAACAATTGGAAGCGAAAAAAGAGAATCGTTTGCGAGTAATAAAAATGAAGACGGAGAATTCATGA
- the nuoI gene encoding NADH-quinone oxidoreductase subunit NuoI, protein MRRLKQIIKSFTLWELLKGLSLTLRYFYRKKVTIHYPDEEVPSSFRFRGMLALRRYPNGEERCIACKLCEAVCPACAITIEAGPREADGSRRTTLYDIDAFKCINCGFCEEACPVDAIVLTPEMHYSIKDRGENILTKEKLLMIGDRYEEQIARDRAKDKKYR, encoded by the coding sequence ATGAGACGGTTAAAACAAATTATTAAAAGTTTTACGCTGTGGGAGCTGTTAAAAGGACTTTCACTCACGCTGCGTTATTTTTATAGAAAAAAAGTAACCATTCATTATCCTGATGAAGAAGTGCCGAGTTCCTTTCGTTTTCGCGGTATGCTGGCGTTGCGGCGTTACCCGAATGGTGAGGAGCGTTGTATCGCTTGTAAATTATGCGAAGCAGTTTGTCCGGCGTGCGCCATTACGATTGAAGCGGGACCGCGCGAGGCTGACGGTTCGCGACGCACGACCCTTTACGATATTGATGCGTTTAAGTGCATTAATTGCGGATTTTGTGAAGAGGCTTGTCCGGTAGATGCCATTGTGCTAACCCCTGAGATGCACTACAGCATTAAAGATCGGGGGGAAAATATTTTGACGAAGGAAAAATTATTGATGATTGGAGATAGGTACGAAGAGCAGATTGCTCGGGATCGAGCGAAGGATAAAAAATACCGATAA
- the nuoH gene encoding NADH-quinone oxidoreductase subunit NuoH, which produces MTDQLITLIWIIIKIVLILVPLLVAVAFITLAERKVIGYMQSRVGPNRVGFRGLAQPIADIFKLLLKEVIIPTASSRYLYLIAPILSLVPALAAWAVIPFAQGWVLANVNAGLLFLFAMTSLGVYGILVAGWASNSKYAFFGALRSAAQVVSYEIPMGFALVGVLLAAGTMNLQGIVLRQSGGLWHWFWLPLLPLFVTYWITAVAETNRAPFDVAEGESEIVAGFHVEYAGVTFALFFLAEYANMVLVSAIATVIFLGGWLSPFQGIPGLESLFAWVPGIVWFVLKLSLFIFTYFWMRATFPRYRYDQIMRLCWKVLIPVTLVWIIILALAIEFHWTHWL; this is translated from the coding sequence GTGACAGACCAGCTAATAACATTAATCTGGATAATCATCAAAATTGTCCTTATTTTGGTGCCTTTGCTGGTGGCGGTCGCTTTTATTACCTTAGCGGAACGAAAAGTCATCGGTTACATGCAATCACGGGTTGGCCCCAACCGCGTTGGTTTTCGCGGGTTGGCGCAACCGATTGCTGATATATTTAAGTTATTGTTGAAAGAAGTCATTATCCCGACAGCGTCGAGTCGTTATCTTTATCTTATCGCGCCCATTTTATCCTTAGTACCTGCTTTAGCGGCGTGGGCGGTGATTCCGTTTGCGCAAGGGTGGGTGTTAGCTAATGTAAATGCAGGGCTGTTATTTTTATTTGCCATGACTTCATTAGGGGTTTATGGAATTTTGGTCGCGGGATGGGCTTCTAATTCTAAATACGCGTTCTTCGGCGCTTTGCGTTCCGCAGCACAAGTGGTGTCCTATGAAATTCCGATGGGTTTTGCTTTAGTGGGTGTACTGCTTGCTGCCGGTACGATGAACCTGCAAGGAATCGTGCTTCGTCAATCAGGAGGTCTGTGGCATTGGTTTTGGTTGCCTTTGTTACCGTTATTTGTCACTTATTGGATAACGGCGGTAGCGGAAACTAATCGCGCTCCATTCGATGTGGCGGAAGGAGAGTCGGAAATTGTCGCGGGTTTTCACGTGGAATACGCTGGCGTGACGTTTGCCCTTTTCTTTTTAGCGGAATACGCCAATATGGTTTTAGTTTCTGCTATTGCAACCGTGATTTTTTTAGGGGGATGGTTATCGCCATTTCAAGGCATTCCAGGGTTAGAGTCGCTTTTTGCGTGGGTTCCAGGAATTGTGTGGTTTGTATTAAAACTTTCGCTTTTTATTTTCACTTATTTTTGGATGCGGGCGACATTCCCGCGTTATCGTTACGATCAAATTATGCGATTGTGCTGGAAAGTGTTAATTCCGGTCACGCTGGTATGGATAATTATTTTAGCCTTGGCTATTGAGTTTCATTGGACGCATTGGTTATGA
- the nuoG gene encoding NADH-quinone oxidoreductase subunit NuoG, which translates to MVELEIDGKKTTAEEGASIIEAADEMGVYIPRFCYHKKLSVAANCRMCLVEVEKSGKPLPACATPVTAGMKVFTQSKKALEAQRAVMEFLLINHPLDCPICDQGGECELQDLAMGFGRAHSNYEDPKRAVFSDDIGPLIETEMTRCIQCTRCVRFGEEIAGLPELGVINRGEKEAISTYVKHFMRSELSGNIIDICPVGALTDKPARYQGRGWEYRETPSIAPHDCVGGNIFLHSRWQEFVPQREVMRAVPRENDEVNETWMSDRDRFGHFAVYHESRLYQPRIKKDGKWEAISWEDALRIVKEKTQAIIEKHGASQTGALLSPSATIEEYFLFQKWLRGLGSHNIDHRVRWQDFRDQNTFDAFPNLGMPITELENLNAILLIGSNVRFEQPLLSHRMNKAYGEGAKILAINPMDYPFVFGINEKMIVSPSALIPALADVAKALAKEKSSEKAKVIAETLVSAEKAAIFLGEHALHHPEAAKIREWAHFIAQQSGATVGLLTEGANSAGAWLAGALPHRRPGGQRLDSPGLDAKAMLTTDPLKAYFLLNLEPEFDCAYPAQALHTLNQAEWVVAFTTFTTPTMESYADILLPIAPFSESGGTYVNAEGRWQWASAASVPEKDAQPAWKVLRVLGNYFDLPSFDYKTIEEVTREINDMAHDKSRIEEGHSRSPISVEEKPIGENDEEALTRFAPWPMVRVDHLVRRSLPLQETLAKEFKTIRLNTKTAKKFNFNEGDQLTAIQGESRITLPLAIDDRLADNTVLLASGLVETAGVGQAEAPIILERGQ; encoded by the coding sequence ATGGTAGAACTCGAAATCGACGGCAAAAAAACCACTGCGGAAGAAGGCGCTTCGATTATTGAGGCGGCGGATGAAATGGGCGTTTATATTCCCCGTTTCTGTTACCACAAAAAATTATCCGTGGCTGCCAATTGCCGCATGTGTCTAGTCGAAGTGGAAAAATCGGGAAAGCCATTGCCCGCGTGCGCCACACCCGTTACTGCGGGCATGAAAGTATTTACGCAATCAAAAAAAGCACTGGAAGCCCAGCGCGCCGTGATGGAATTTTTATTAATTAACCATCCTTTAGATTGCCCTATCTGCGATCAAGGCGGGGAATGTGAGTTACAAGATTTAGCCATGGGATTTGGTCGCGCGCATTCCAATTATGAAGACCCGAAACGGGCTGTTTTTAGTGACGATATCGGTCCGTTGATTGAAACCGAAATGACTCGCTGTATCCAGTGCACGCGTTGCGTGCGGTTTGGGGAAGAAATCGCTGGATTGCCGGAGTTGGGCGTCATTAATCGGGGTGAAAAAGAAGCTATATCCACTTACGTAAAGCATTTCATGCGATCAGAATTGTCGGGGAATATCATCGATATTTGCCCCGTCGGTGCGTTAACCGATAAACCCGCTCGCTACCAAGGGCGCGGTTGGGAATATCGAGAGACTCCCTCCATAGCGCCGCATGATTGTGTGGGAGGAAATATCTTTTTGCATAGCCGTTGGCAAGAATTCGTGCCACAGCGCGAGGTGATGCGGGCGGTGCCCCGAGAAAATGATGAGGTGAATGAAACTTGGATGAGCGACCGCGATCGTTTTGGTCATTTCGCGGTGTATCATGAATCCCGCCTTTATCAACCGCGCATCAAAAAAGATGGAAAATGGGAGGCAATTTCATGGGAAGATGCTTTGAGAATAGTGAAAGAAAAAACGCAAGCTATTATCGAAAAACACGGCGCTTCACAAACAGGCGCATTACTGTCGCCGAGCGCAACGATTGAAGAATATTTTTTATTCCAAAAATGGCTGCGCGGTTTGGGGAGCCATAACATTGATCATCGCGTTCGCTGGCAAGATTTTCGTGATCAGAATACATTTGATGCCTTTCCTAATTTGGGTATGCCCATCACTGAGCTTGAAAATTTAAATGCCATTTTATTAATTGGCTCCAACGTTCGATTTGAACAACCTTTACTGAGTCATCGAATGAATAAAGCTTATGGTGAAGGCGCCAAAATTTTAGCTATTAATCCCATGGATTATCCCTTCGTTTTCGGTATTAACGAAAAAATGATTGTATCGCCCTCGGCATTGATTCCTGCGTTAGCCGATGTCGCCAAAGCGTTAGCCAAGGAAAAATCGAGTGAAAAAGCAAAGGTAATCGCAGAGACATTAGTATCTGCTGAAAAAGCGGCGATTTTTTTGGGCGAGCATGCGTTGCACCACCCAGAGGCCGCCAAAATTCGGGAGTGGGCGCATTTTATTGCGCAACAAAGCGGCGCGACGGTGGGTTTGTTGACAGAAGGGGCCAATAGTGCCGGGGCTTGGCTGGCGGGCGCGCTACCTCATCGTAGGCCTGGGGGGCAGAGACTCGATTCACCAGGGCTTGATGCGAAGGCCATGTTAACAACGGATCCGTTAAAAGCTTATTTTTTATTGAATCTGGAACCTGAGTTCGATTGCGCTTATCCCGCTCAAGCTTTGCATACTTTAAATCAGGCAGAATGGGTGGTGGCTTTTACGACGTTTACTACTCCAACTATGGAATCTTACGCGGATATTCTTTTGCCCATTGCACCGTTTTCGGAGTCCGGTGGCACGTATGTCAACGCAGAGGGTCGGTGGCAATGGGCTTCGGCAGCAAGTGTTCCTGAAAAAGATGCTCAACCGGCGTGGAAGGTCTTGCGTGTTTTGGGTAATTATTTTGATTTGCCGAGTTTTGATTATAAAACAATTGAAGAAGTGACTCGGGAAATTAACGATATGGCTCATGATAAATCTAGGATAGAGGAAGGTCATTCCCGTTCCCCGATCAGCGTCGAGGAAAAGCCTATAGGCGAGAATGACGAAGAAGCGCTCACCCGCTTCGCCCCTTGGCCGATGGTGCGAGTAGACCATTTGGTACGCCGTTCGCTGCCATTACAAGAAACTCTCGCAAAGGAATTTAAAACAATTCGATTGAATACAAAAACTGCCAAAAAATTTAATTTTAACGAAGGCGATCAACTAACCGCGATTCAAGGCGAGAGCCGGATTACTTTGCCGCTGGCGATTGATGATCGGTTAGCCGATAATACCGTGCTATTAGCGTCGGGATTGGTAGAGACGGCCGGAGTCGGGCAAGCCGAAGCGCCAATTATATTGGAAAGGGGTCAGTAG
- the nuoF gene encoding NADH-quinone oxidoreductase subunit NuoF produces MLTNAVCYRTLHLEKPWTLESYESVGGYQVLRKILKEKTPPENIINEIKESSLRGRGGAGFPTGLKWSFIPRDKPGEKYVICNSDESEPGTFKDRDILRFNPHQVLEGIAIACYTLGATVGYNFLRGEFWEPFDRCEQALAQAREAGLIGKNVLNSGVDIEIFNHFSAGAYICGEETALMNSLEGKRGWPRFKPPFPANFGLYERPSNINNTETYASVPVILEKGGKWFADLGPPKNGGTKIFSVSGHVAKPGNYEVPLGIPFADLLALAGGMREGSELKAVIPGGSSMPVLPAEVMMKAIMSFDGLVEAGSMLGSGGVMVMDQSTCMVKVLERISKFYMHESCGQCTPCREGTGWLYRLVHRIEKGEGTKRDIEQLSRVAKGIEGRTICAFGEAAAWPVSGMLKHFYDEFEYHVTHGKCMV; encoded by the coding sequence ATGCTGACTAATGCGGTTTGTTATCGAACATTGCATTTAGAAAAACCGTGGACGCTAGAATCCTACGAAAGCGTTGGTGGTTATCAAGTGTTACGAAAAATTTTAAAAGAAAAAACGCCGCCGGAAAATATCATTAATGAAATTAAAGAATCCTCATTGCGTGGTCGCGGCGGCGCTGGATTTCCCACCGGTTTAAAATGGAGTTTTATTCCGCGCGATAAACCTGGCGAAAAATACGTAATTTGTAATTCCGATGAAAGTGAGCCAGGCACTTTTAAAGACCGCGATATTTTACGATTTAACCCCCACCAAGTATTAGAAGGCATCGCTATTGCCTGTTACACGCTTGGCGCGACCGTCGGCTATAATTTTTTGCGCGGTGAATTTTGGGAGCCGTTTGATCGTTGCGAACAAGCCTTAGCACAAGCGCGCGAGGCGGGGTTGATTGGAAAAAATGTTTTAAACTCCGGTGTGGATATTGAAATATTTAATCATTTTAGCGCCGGTGCCTATATTTGCGGCGAAGAAACCGCACTCATGAATTCATTGGAAGGCAAGCGCGGCTGGCCACGATTTAAGCCGCCTTTTCCGGCTAATTTTGGGTTATATGAACGCCCCAGTAATATTAATAATACCGAAACGTATGCCTCCGTGCCGGTTATTTTAGAAAAAGGTGGGAAATGGTTTGCGGATTTAGGTCCTCCAAAAAATGGCGGTACAAAAATATTTTCCGTCAGCGGTCATGTGGCAAAACCGGGTAATTATGAAGTTCCCTTGGGAATTCCTTTCGCGGATTTATTAGCATTGGCTGGCGGAATGCGGGAGGGGAGCGAGTTAAAGGCTGTGATTCCCGGTGGAAGTTCGATGCCCGTATTGCCTGCCGAGGTAATGATGAAAGCGATCATGAGCTTTGACGGTTTGGTTGAAGCAGGTTCGATGCTAGGTTCTGGCGGCGTGATGGTGATGGATCAATCAACGTGCATGGTGAAAGTCCTTGAGCGCATTTCAAAATTTTATATGCACGAATCGTGCGGCCAATGCACGCCTTGCCGTGAAGGAACAGGATGGCTTTATCGATTAGTTCATCGAATTGAAAAAGGCGAAGGGACGAAACGCGACATAGAACAGTTAAGCAGAGTCGCAAAGGGCATCGAAGGCCGCACCATTTGTGCGTTTGGCGAGGCGGCTGCATGGCCCGTCAGCGGAATGTTGAAACATTTTTACGATGAATTTGAATACCATGTAACGCATGGGAAATGTATGGTGTAA
- the nuoE gene encoding NADH-quinone oxidoreductase subunit NuoE, translated as MNEQTEQFILDEVVIKEIDRWLAKYPTDQKRSAVVPALLFVQKQNNGWLSKAAMNALADYLQLPRIWVYEVATFYDMYNLKPMGKHKISICQNVPCFLRGSDEIVACVKERLGIDFDETTSDGLFTLKSVECMAACGGAPMCQIDDQEYHENLTPEKMIAIIDKLERESKTNAD; from the coding sequence ATGAATGAACAGACAGAACAGTTTATTTTAGATGAAGTCGTCATAAAAGAAATCGACCGTTGGCTGGCCAAATACCCGACTGACCAAAAACGGTCAGCGGTCGTACCGGCTTTATTATTTGTTCAAAAACAAAATAACGGTTGGCTCAGTAAAGCAGCCATGAACGCGTTAGCCGATTATTTGCAATTGCCCCGTATTTGGGTTTACGAAGTCGCTACTTTTTATGACATGTATAACCTTAAACCCATGGGCAAACATAAAATTAGCATTTGTCAAAATGTTCCTTGTTTTTTAAGGGGAAGCGATGAAATTGTTGCTTGCGTTAAAGAGCGGTTGGGTATCGATTTTGACGAGACCACATCCGATGGTTTATTTACGCTAAAAAGTGTTGAGTGTATGGCTGCTTGCGGTGGCGCGCCGATGTGCCAAATTGACGATCAAGAATACCATGAAAATTTAACACCCGAAAAAATGATAGCGATTATTGATAAATTAGAGCGGGAGTCGAAAACGAATGCTGACTAA
- a CDS encoding NADH-quinone oxidoreductase subunit D yields MKKARKKMAEVRNYTFNFGPQHPAAHGVLRLIVEVDGEVIQRIDPHIGLLHRATEKLAESKPYNQTIGYMDRLDYVSMMANEHGYVLAIEKLLGIEPPIRAKYIRTMFDEITRILNHLLWLGAHALDVGAMTVFLYCFREREDLMDCYEAVSGARMHATYYRPGGVYRDLPDSMPKYKPSRWHNEKAVKKMNEAREGSLLDFIWDFTARFPNLIDEYESLLTDNRIWKQRTVGIGVVSAERALQLGFTGPMLRASGVEWDLRKKQPYAAYDRVDFDIPIGREGDCYDRYLVRIEEMRQSNRIIRQCVEWLRKNPGSVMIDDYKIVPPQREVMKRDMEALIHHFKLFTEGYIVPEGEAYAAVEQPKGEFGVYIVSDGANKPYRVKVRAASYPHLAAMNEMCRGHMIADLVAIISSIDIVFGEIDR; encoded by the coding sequence ATGAAAAAGGCGAGAAAGAAAATGGCTGAAGTTCGCAATTACACATTTAATTTTGGACCGCAACACCCTGCCGCGCACGGCGTTTTGCGGCTTATCGTCGAAGTGGACGGCGAAGTGATTCAGCGCATCGATCCGCATATCGGCCTTTTGCATCGGGCAACCGAAAAATTAGCGGAAAGTAAGCCTTACAATCAAACCATTGGCTACATGGATCGACTTGATTACGTATCCATGATGGCGAATGAACACGGCTATGTATTGGCGATCGAGAAACTCCTGGGGATCGAGCCTCCGATTCGAGCAAAATACATCCGGACGATGTTCGATGAAATTACCCGAATATTAAATCATTTATTGTGGCTGGGCGCACATGCGTTGGATGTCGGGGCGATGACCGTATTTCTCTATTGCTTTCGCGAGCGCGAAGATCTGATGGATTGTTATGAAGCCGTGTCCGGCGCGCGCATGCACGCGACTTATTATCGCCCCGGTGGGGTTTACCGCGATTTGCCGGACAGCATGCCAAAGTACAAACCTTCACGATGGCACAATGAAAAAGCCGTCAAAAAAATGAATGAGGCGCGTGAGGGTTCGCTATTGGATTTTATTTGGGATTTTACTGCACGTTTTCCCAACTTAATTGATGAATATGAAAGCCTCTTAACGGACAATCGAATTTGGAAACAACGGACGGTGGGCATTGGTGTGGTATCCGCAGAGCGGGCGCTGCAATTAGGCTTTACAGGCCCCATGTTGCGGGCATCGGGCGTTGAATGGGATCTTCGGAAAAAGCAACCGTACGCCGCTTATGATCGGGTGGATTTTGATATTCCCATCGGTCGAGAAGGCGATTGTTACGATCGGTATTTAGTTCGCATTGAAGAAATGCGTCAATCGAATCGCATCATTCGACAGTGTGTCGAATGGCTGCGCAAAAACCCCGGGTCGGTCATGATCGACGATTATAAAATCGTACCACCGCAACGAGAAGTCATGAAGCGCGATATGGAAGCCTTAATTCATCATTTTAAATTATTCACGGAAGGCTATATTGTTCCGGAAGGAGAAGCTTATGCCGCCGTGGAACAACCAAAAGGCGAATTCGGTGTTTATATCGTTTCAGACGGAGCGAATAAACCTTATCGAGTTAAAGTCCGTGCCGCGAGTTATCCCCATTTAGCGGCCATGAATGAAATGTGTCGCGGGCACATGATTGCAGATTTAGTCGCCATTATTTCAAGCATTGATATCGTCTTTGGTGAGATTGATCGGTAA